Genomic DNA from Theileria equi strain WA chromosome 4 map unlocalized gcontig_1105316255033, whole genome shotgun sequence:
AAAGTTTGGAACAAAGGAAGAGTGTATAGAACATTTTATCAACAAATTCTATCACATTACTGCAAAACGTATCAACAACACAAAACATCTCAGCTATCTGCAAAGATGCACAGCATGGGATTCACATGAGAATCTTGACAATGTAAATATATTAGAGTGCCTCAAAGTGTTTTCTAAAAAAGATTTGGATAATATAACCTCAGTTATAACAATCATTGTCATGAACGCATCTGAGGACCATCTAAATAACATGGATGGATCAGATAAACTGCTCTATACAGAGATAATACTATCACTTTTGTACAAACTTGGTACATCCAGATTCGCTGTATATATACCCACCTTCCACATACCTCATAAATCGATTGTATCGAATATAGAAACACCAATGCAAAATTATTACACAGAACAAATACTCAAACACGTCACAGATAACTTTATAATATAAATTACGTATACATTACACGTCTATCTAGTGAACTTTTCAAGCAACTTTGTGGTAGAATAGCTGAGTTTTCCCGGCTTTTCGTGCTCTGACCAGTTCCTAGTGCCAGAGGCAAACAATTTGCGAATATCAGAAGCGAGTATCTTCCCCAATTCAACACCCATTTGATCAAATGAATTTATACCTAGAAGGAAGCCACAAACTGCCGTCCTATGTTCATAGAGTGCCACCAGTTGACCAACTGTATAAGGAGTCAACTCATCAAAAAGCAAAACCTGAGAAGGTCTATTGCCGGGGCATACCTTGTGCCTTGCGATTTCCTCACCTACTCCATCAGACAAGAGTGTCTCCATGGAAAGGCCGTAGGCCAAGGCATCTGGTTGTGCAAAAAAGTTAGCCATCAGTTCTTGGTGATGTGTAGTTCcatttactgcattatcCTTATTATCGCTCTTTACAAATCCAATGAATTCTGATGGAACTGTGCGACCTTGGTGAAACAACTGGTAAAAACTATGTTGACCATTTGTTCCTGGCTCGCCAAAGTAAATCTCAGAAGCTCCAAGGGGCAGTGGATCTCCATTCGAGCGGACAGACTTTCCGTTACTCTCCATAATCAATTGCTGGATATAAGGTGCAAATTTGCTCAAGTCCTGActatatggaagaatggcTACTGTGTTGAATCCTAGAATTGCAGAATTGTAGAAGCTGCAAAGAGCCATTAACACGGGCAAGTTCTCTTCGAGTTCGGactccaaaaaatgtttatCCATCGAATGACAGCCCTTCAAAAATCCTTCAACAATATCAAATCCAAAGTATATGGATAGGGGTAATACCCCAACAGCGCTAGAAACACTATATCTACCACCCTAAAAATAGCTGCATGCACAACGATTGAAACATACCACCCAGTCCCAGAATCCAAACACTCTTGAATCCTCAATACCAAACTCCTTTGTTAATTTTAAATTCGTGCTTATAGCACACAAGTGTTTACCTGAAAGAGTTTAATTCATTGTAGATAAACTTACAAAAATCTTTAGGATTTGCAATATTATCCAACAACCATTGTTTAACTGTTATAGCATTTTTAATAGTTTCAACTGTTGTGAATGTCTTTGATATGATTATGACCTGTATATTATTAGATGCTTTTAGCATGGAGCTATGTATAATTGCCACAACTAGTTACGGAAAAATCCATAACTTGTAGGATCAATCAGTTTGTGTATCTGTGGGAAAAAACGTATGATACAAGGTGGTATCAAACGCGGAACCCACAGAAGAGGTATAATACTTACAAGTGTTCTATTTGGATCTAACTCATCAGCCACAATTCTGAATCCTGCTGGATCTACATTTGACAGAAATCTGATTttttttccaaatgc
This window encodes:
- a CDS encoding glucose-6-phosphate isomerase, putative (encoded by transcript BEWA_014640A), with the protein product MDCQFVEESAGFKNLLKSHSDNKEPNLGVLLSDKTRCNALIKQFDGITLDVSRQLLTLETMDKLLALAKEMKVKEKTKFLFDGTILNTSERRSVLHTALRLPKGSSLVVNGEDVLPGVHEVLDRIKSFSDDVRSGKVTASDGKPFDSILCVGIGGSFLGTAFTSEAFMGYEHARRAAFGKKIRFLSNVDPAGFRIVADELDPNRTLVIIISKTFTTVETIKNAITVKQWLLDNIANPKDFCKHLCAISTNLKLTKEFGIEDSRVFGFWDWVGGRYSVSSAVGVLPLSIYFGFDIVEGFLKGCHSMDKHFLESELEENLPVLMALCSFYNSAILGFNTVAILPYSQDLSKFAPYIQQLIMESNGKSVRSNGDPLPLGASEIYFGEPGTNGQHSFYQLFHQGRTVPSEFIGFVKSDNKDNAVNGTTHHQELMANFFAQPDALAYGLSMETLLSDGVGEEIARHKVCPGNRPSQVLLFDELTPYTVGQLVALYEHRTAVCGFLLGINSFDQMGVELGKILASDIRKLFASGTRNWSEHEKPGKLSYSTTKLLEKFTR